Proteins encoded in a region of the Corynebacterium breve genome:
- a CDS encoding cytochrome c biogenesis CcdA family protein, whose protein sequence is MISIGVFGAFVAGILSLISPCSALLVPAFFAYAFASVRQLVTKTFVFFLGLCATLVPLGTGAGGLGQIFTMHRETVILVGGWIIIALGIYAFFGGGFQVPGLARLNSRVRGQGYLAVFALGAVYGFAGFCAGPLLGAVLTTAAVSGSAVYGALIMAVYAAGMAVPLFVLALFWDRFDLGSKSWLRGREVRLGRFTTNTLSMISGALFVLIGVLFITSHGTGALPTLLDADAQYSIQTWAYNASKQISDAWVWFGVSLAATVTVGVKAARTRV, encoded by the coding sequence ATGATTTCCATCGGTGTCTTTGGTGCCTTTGTCGCCGGTATTTTGTCTTTGATTAGTCCGTGTTCCGCGTTGTTGGTGCCGGCGTTCTTTGCATATGCGTTTGCGTCGGTTCGCCAGTTGGTGACCAAAACGTTCGTGTTCTTCCTCGGCCTCTGTGCGACACTTGTACCACTGGGCACTGGTGCCGGTGGCTTGGGGCAGATTTTTACCATGCACCGCGAGACCGTGATCCTAGTCGGCGGGTGGATCATCATCGCGCTGGGTATCTACGCATTTTTCGGCGGCGGGTTCCAAGTCCCGGGGCTGGCCCGCTTGAATTCACGAGTCCGCGGTCAAGGATACCTAGCCGTTTTCGCCTTGGGCGCGGTCTATGGCTTCGCGGGTTTCTGCGCTGGGCCACTCCTGGGCGCGGTGCTTACCACCGCAGCGGTGTCGGGGTCCGCGGTGTACGGCGCTTTGATCATGGCGGTATACGCAGCGGGGATGGCGGTGCCGCTTTTCGTTCTCGCACTTTTCTGGGATCGTTTCGACCTCGGTTCAAAGTCGTGGCTGCGCGGGCGGGAAGTGCGACTCGGTCGCTTCACGACGAACACCTTGTCCATGATTTCCGGCGCTTTGTTCGTACTGATCGGCGTGTTGTTTATTACCTCGCACGGCACGGGGGCGCTGCCCACGCTTCTGGATGCCGACGCGCAGTACAGCATCCAGACGTGGGCCTACAACGCTTCGAAGCAGATCAGCGATGCGTGGGTGTGGTTCGGAGTGTCATTGGCGGCGACGGTGACTGTTGGGGTGAAAGCGGCCCGGACGCGGGTCTAG
- a CDS encoding RNA-directed DNA polymerase, whose product MVSQNSLNHEKSMLFTSIFQTQWLNFIAKESALPPNLTTSSYNSSLHNDLLALKCMKASKLAPSEYQAVRFDGKIRFMELPHPLPYAFLGNTLIEKWDLLREKCSTKESALRPQFKGNTQRIIRFTYPADDDGECWLSALDGNRSPFLNGRSSFKNPILLKLDIANFFPSIYTHALDWAIEGERKSGKKHLGALVDQAYQYSRNMRTDGVAIGPITSNIAAEIILNDLDKFLSEKKDAEELDFRRFVDDIEILTPSSTDIDQLVGEISRILRKYSLSLNHTKQSVKPVWEHLAGGINAKANTFLSTSLGSISSKNIKHFVADLHHLAIQEKSYSILKYSWDRIIREMAESSENKKRLFVREAIYLLRDHPDLASRIAEEIKKDALLAREINGHRPSTSYFNLLTLHFISTGSTETVCWLLHIFSLCRIDPSCLLSKLMEQVEESSGPTSQATGTDLPTGPTYSLDPSADQKASDASETNSLNNNSSGEPNSCIRGEATRLTLLSLITPLVALSFLDCFERVSLKRKLTCPPQKILRILKEMYSGDDPYTDERKEDWSWAWPIRYELFRRKELHAVDLEPYETKVFNILEKNDFRILAP is encoded by the coding sequence ATGGTTTCTCAGAATTCTCTGAATCATGAAAAGTCAATGCTCTTCACTTCAATTTTTCAAACTCAGTGGCTTAACTTTATTGCTAAGGAATCTGCTCTCCCGCCAAATCTGACAACTTCGAGCTATAATTCCTCGCTTCACAATGATCTACTTGCACTAAAGTGCATGAAAGCATCGAAACTCGCACCGTCAGAGTATCAGGCGGTGCGATTCGACGGAAAGATCAGGTTCATGGAGCTGCCCCATCCGTTACCTTATGCGTTTCTAGGCAATACACTCATTGAAAAGTGGGATCTATTGCGAGAGAAATGCTCAACAAAGGAATCTGCCCTTCGGCCGCAATTTAAGGGCAATACTCAACGAATCATTCGATTCACATATCCCGCAGACGACGATGGAGAATGCTGGCTTTCGGCCCTCGACGGTAACCGCTCTCCGTTCTTGAATGGCCGATCGAGCTTTAAGAACCCCATCTTATTGAAACTGGATATTGCCAATTTCTTTCCTTCCATCTATACCCATGCCCTCGATTGGGCGATTGAAGGAGAACGCAAAAGTGGAAAGAAACACCTTGGAGCTCTGGTTGACCAGGCATACCAGTACTCCAGAAACATGCGAACTGACGGTGTAGCCATCGGACCGATTACATCCAATATTGCCGCTGAAATCATACTTAACGACCTAGACAAGTTTCTCTCGGAAAAGAAAGATGCCGAAGAATTAGATTTTAGACGATTTGTCGATGACATCGAGATTCTCACGCCGAGTTCCACGGACATCGACCAGTTAGTTGGTGAAATTTCAAGAATTCTTCGAAAATACTCCTTGTCGTTGAACCACACAAAGCAATCGGTAAAACCAGTTTGGGAGCACCTTGCCGGTGGAATAAATGCCAAGGCTAACACCTTTCTTAGTACGAGTCTGGGATCGATTTCCAGTAAGAATATCAAGCACTTTGTTGCCGATCTTCATCATCTGGCAATTCAAGAAAAAAGTTATTCAATCCTGAAATACTCCTGGGATCGAATTATTAGAGAAATGGCCGAATCGTCAGAAAACAAAAAGAGACTCTTTGTACGCGAAGCGATCTATCTTCTCCGCGATCACCCCGATCTTGCTTCACGAATAGCAGAAGAGATAAAAAAGGACGCATTGCTCGCGAGAGAAATCAACGGCCATCGGCCATCAACGTCATACTTTAATCTTCTCACGCTGCACTTCATAAGCACTGGGTCAACCGAAACTGTTTGCTGGCTACTACATATCTTCTCACTTTGCAGAATTGATCCAAGCTGTCTGTTATCAAAATTAATGGAGCAGGTAGAAGAATCCAGCGGTCCAACTTCGCAGGCGACGGGTACAGACCTCCCGACTGGGCCAACTTACTCCCTAGATCCCTCCGCAGATCAAAAAGCTTCCGATGCAAGTGAAACTAATTCGCTTAACAATAATTCTTCCGGAGAGCCCAATTCATGCATCCGGGGTGAAGCAACGCGATTAACTCTTTTATCGTTGATTACCCCTCTGGTAGCACTGTCTTTTCTAGATTGTTTTGAGCGAGTCAGCTTGAAAAGGAAGCTGACTTGTCCGCCCCAAAAGATCCTTCGAATCCTAAAGGAAATGTATTCTGGAGACGATCCCTACACGGATGAGAGAAAAGAGGACTGGTCTTGGGCTTGGCCGATTCGTTACGAATTATTTCGTCGCAAAGAGCTCCATGCGGTCGATCTTGAACCCTATGAGACTAAAGTGTTCAATATACTTGAGAAAAACGATTTCAGGATTCTAGCTCCATAA
- a CDS encoding DsbA family protein, with protein MTSSSPKQSVLAAVPKTTWIFVAVIAIMALVIGFLIADRKEEPVPVTKVAAPSSTSNEAEPGTDFTVPAAGEGDAFMFGPREEITSDTDIDKVYRRNSADPFAIGAVDAPVVIAEFSDFECPFCSRHTNQTHPELIEKYVDTGLVRIEWNDMPINGPNSEKAAAAGRAAAAQGKFQEFKQALFGASEGEEGHPGYEIENFVDFARQAGVPDLARFEQEVTNGTYTEAVTEARNYGAQIGVNGTPGFFVGKGFVAGAQPIEIFDEAIQDALTDNYGNE; from the coding sequence ATGACCTCCTCGTCGCCAAAGCAATCCGTACTTGCAGCCGTTCCCAAGACCACATGGATCTTCGTGGCGGTCATCGCGATCATGGCGCTGGTGATCGGTTTCCTCATCGCCGATCGCAAGGAGGAACCGGTGCCGGTGACGAAGGTGGCGGCGCCTTCGTCGACAAGCAACGAGGCGGAACCGGGAACCGACTTTACGGTGCCAGCGGCGGGGGAGGGCGACGCGTTTATGTTCGGTCCGCGCGAGGAAATTACGTCGGATACGGATATAGATAAGGTGTACCGTCGCAACTCGGCAGACCCGTTTGCGATCGGCGCTGTCGATGCGCCGGTGGTAATCGCGGAGTTTTCTGACTTCGAGTGTCCGTTCTGTTCACGCCACACGAATCAGACGCACCCCGAGCTGATTGAAAAGTATGTCGACACCGGTTTGGTGCGCATCGAGTGGAACGACATGCCGATCAATGGTCCGAACTCCGAGAAAGCGGCGGCGGCCGGGCGCGCGGCGGCTGCGCAAGGAAAATTCCAGGAGTTCAAGCAGGCACTGTTCGGGGCGAGCGAAGGGGAAGAGGGACACCCTGGGTATGAAATCGAGAATTTCGTCGATTTTGCTCGCCAGGCTGGGGTGCCGGATCTTGCGCGGTTTGAGCAGGAGGTCACCAACGGCACCTACACTGAGGCCGTGACAGAAGCGCGAAACTATGGAGCCCAGATCGGGGTCAATGGCACGCCGGGGTTCTTCGTCGGTAAGGGCTTTGTCGCAGGTGCTCAACCCATCGAGATTTTCGACGAGGCGATTCAGGACGCACTGACGGACAATTATGGCAATGAATAA